A DNA window from Candidatus Protochlamydia naegleriophila contains the following coding sequences:
- a CDS encoding CatB-related O-acetyltransferase — MDCSTLYPLSSKDLIFLKHFITNPAIHIGDYTYYHDTDRPEAFEKENVALLYDCELHIGKFCQIAQGTKFIMSGANHQMNGFSTFPFFIFGDKWADYTPSFPKKGHTVVGNDVWFGHQSVIMPGIKIGDGAIIGAYAVVTKDVPPYSIVGGNPANIIRHRFDESTIKKLQVIQWWNWDVEKITRNIPLIVSADLEKLETAS, encoded by the coding sequence ATGGACTGCTCGACTCTTTATCCCTTAAGCTCAAAAGACCTCATTTTTCTTAAGCACTTTATCACGAATCCAGCCATTCACATTGGCGATTACACCTATTACCACGACACCGATCGCCCAGAAGCATTTGAAAAAGAGAATGTAGCTCTTTTATACGACTGTGAACTGCATATTGGCAAGTTCTGCCAAATTGCACAAGGAACCAAATTCATCATGAGCGGTGCCAATCATCAGATGAATGGATTTTCCACATTTCCTTTTTTCATTTTTGGGGATAAATGGGCAGATTACACTCCCAGTTTTCCAAAGAAAGGTCATACGGTCGTCGGTAATGATGTCTGGTTTGGCCACCAATCTGTAATCATGCCAGGCATTAAAATTGGGGATGGAGCTATTATAGGAGCCTATGCGGTCGTAACTAAAGATGTTCCTCCTTATTCAATTGTTGGCGGAAATCCAGCAAATATCATTCGACACCGCTTTGACGAATCAACAATTAAAAAACTACAAGTCATTCAATGGTGGAACTGGGATGTGGAAAAAATTACCCGCAATATCCCCCTCATTGTTTCCGCTGATCTTGAAAAATTAGAAACCGCCTCATAA